The Arthrobacter oryzae DNA window GGGCGAAGAGGTCATCCTCAGCGGCCAGAAGAGCGTTGGCGACAAGCTGCGGGAGATGAAGCTCGCCATCGAGCTGGAGAAGAAATACACCAAGGACCAGATCCTCGAGGGCTACCTGAACATCGTGTTCTTCAACCGCGACGCCTATGGCATCGAGGCCGCTGCAAAGCACTTCTTCAGCACGTCCGCCAAAGACCTCACCTTGCCGCAGGCCGCGCTGCTGGCCGGGCTCGTGAACAGCCCCAGCTTCTATGACCCCGCCGCGAACCCGGAGAACTCGCTGCAGCGCCGCAACCAGGTCCTGGGCAGCATGCTGGAACTGGGAAAAATTACCCAGGCCGAGCACGACGCCGCCGTGGCCACCGGAGTTGACCTGAAGATCACCCCGGGCAGGCAGGGTTGCGCCGCCGCCGTCATGGCAACGTACTTCTGCGATTATGTGTCCCATCTGATCCTTAACAACCCGGCTTACGGTGTGGAGCTCAAGGACCGGGAGCGGCTGCTGTACCGCGGCGGCCTGATCATCGTGACCACGCTGGACAGCAGGCTGCAGGCCGTAGCACAGGCCCAGGTGGACGCCACCGCAGGAGCGAATCCGGACAAATGGGGTGCCGCCCTGGTCACGGTCCAGCCTGGTTCCGGCCGGATCCTTGCCATGGCGCAGAACACCGTGTTCCTGCCGGCGGAAGGGAAATTCGACACCCAGCTGAACTTCAACGTCGACTCCCGGGACGCCAACGGCAATGACCTCAACGGCGCCGGCGGGTTCCAGCCCGGGTCCACCATGAAGCCGTTCACGTTCGCGGAATGGCTGAACGAAGGCAAGCCCCTGAACGCGGTCATCGATGCGTCCCGGCGGACCTATCCGCTCGACTTCCCGTGGCGGTCCAGCTGCGGGAAGGTCCTGGGCGCCTACAGCACCGCCCAGAGGAACGAGGGTGCGGCGGACGATCTCCGGAACAACGACGAGGGCTACTACCGCCCCATGCCCATCAATTACGGCCTCTACAACTCGATCAACACGGCCACCTTCGCTTCCGCCACACAGCTGGATTTCTGCGGAATCCAGAAGATGGTGGATGCCGTGGGGATCCACAGCGGCCTGGACGGGGCGCAGGTGAACATGCACCAGCTCGGCAACCTGCTGGGCGCCATCGGCGTGGCTCCGCTCCACCTGGCCAATGCCTTCGCCACGTTCGCCAATGACGGCCGCTACTGCAGCCCCATCGCCATCGCGGACGTGAGTGACCCGGCAGGGCGGCACCTCCCGTCCGAGTCCTCCCAGTGCCGCAACGCCGTCAAGCCCGAGGTGGCCCGCGGCGTCAACGCAGTGCTCCAGGACGTGCTGAAGATGGGATCCGGCGTCTACATCAACCCGAAGGTCCAGAGCCGGGTGCCGGTCGCGGCCAAGACGGGAACGTCCAACAACAACGGCGCCACCTGGGTGGCGGGCTACACGTCGGGCCTGGCCACCGCATCATTCTTCGGGGACACCCTGGAGGGGCAGAACCGGGCAGGCCAGAACATCACCATCAACGGCACCTTCTACAAGGCGATCGACGGCTACATGCTGGCCGGGCCGCAGTGGGCCAACTACATGATGCAGGTTGCCGGGCTTTACCCCGCGGCGGCCTTCCCGCCGCCGCCGTCTTCCATGAGCACTCCGCAGCCGACGCCTGCCCCCTCCCGTTAGGCGGGCACCCTGCCGCCAGGGGCCTACGGCAGTCCCATCGCGGTGCGGACCTCGTCCAGGATGTGGTGCATGGCGGTCTCCGCGGTACCGGCATCGCCCGCAGCAACCGCAGCTGCCACTGCCTCGTGGGCCGCGAGCGCTTCAGGGCGCGGCTTGAACGGCATCAGGCCCTGTTTGGTCCTGCTGGACAGGACCTCGGCCACCATGCCGTCCAGGGCCTTGAACATTTCGTTCCCGCAGCTGTGCAGGAGCAGGCTGTGAAAAGCGATGTCCGCCTTGAGGAATGCCTCCAGCTCCCCTGCTTCGCCCAGCCGCCTGAGTTCGGCGGCCAGCGCCGTCAGCTGGCGGCGCTCTGCTGCGCCCGCACGGCGGGCAGCACCCGCCGCGGCGATGGGTTCGACGGCGATCCGGAGTTCCGTGAGGCTGCTGTACTGCTCGGCACGGCGGCTGGACGCGAGCCGCCACCGCACCAGCTTGGGATCGAACACGTTCCACAGCTCGGGGTCCTGTACCACGATGCCTACCCGGCGGCGGGAGTACACCAGGTTCATTGATTCCAGGACGCGCATCGTGTCCCGTGCCAGGGTGCGCGACACGTTGTAGTGCTGCTGGAGGTCGTCCAGGGTGAGCCGCCTGCCGGGGGCCAGCTCGCCGGAGACGATTGCTTCGCCGAGCGCATCCAAGATGCGCAGGTGCAGGGCCGGTACCGACACATCCCCGTCGCTTGTCCCTGCCTGGTCCTCTGTCGCCGTCGACATTCGTGAAGCCTCCCTCTGCGCCGTGGCGCTTGGCTTCCAGTTTAGGCCACAAGAAGGCAAAGGTATGACCTGTGTTACAAAAAGATGCTACTAATGCTGTTTAATGGTGCTATCTTATTTTCCTAACCAGCGTCTCTTGCTGGCCTGAGCTTCATCCGAAGCCAACGACGTCTTCTACGGAGGTAGAACAATGAAGTTTCCTGCCATGCATTTGGTAGTCATGGGTGTCGCCGGAGCCGGCAAGTCCACCATTGCCGGAGCCCTCTCCCGCGATCTCGGGTGGGACATGGCAGAGGCCGACCAGTTCCACCCCGAAGCCAACATCGCCAAGATGAACGCCGGCACCCCGCTCCAGGACGAGGACCGCTGGCCCTGGCTCGAGTCCATCCGCGACTGGATGACCGCCCAGGCCACGGAAGGCAAGAGCACGGTCCTGACCTGTTCCGCCCTGAAGCACAGCTACCGGGAACTGCTTTCCGAGGCAGAGGGCAAGGTGGTGTTCATCCACCTCAACGGCGACCCCGCCCTGCTCGGCGAGCGCATGCGCGGACGCGAGGGCCACTTCATGCCGGTGACGCTGCTGCCCAGCCAGCTGGCCACCCTGGAACCATTGACACCGGAGGAACTCGCCGCCGGCAGCCTGCGGCTGGATATCACCCGCACCCCCGAGGACCTGGTGCAGGCCATCAAGGCCGCGCTTCACCTGCCGGCGGGCCACGCTCCCAGCGCTTCCTGATCCCTAACATCCTTTAGCTCCACAGCCCCCAACACACCCGCTTCAAAGGAGAACCATGACCATCGAAGGATGGACTCAAACCCTCGGCGCAGGCCCCCTGCTGCTGATTGCCGGCGGCGCCATTCTGGTGCTGCTGTTCCTCATCATCAAACTGCGCATGCACGCGCTTCTCGCCCTGATCCTGATCAGCCTGGCAACCGCCTTCGCCACCGGAATCCCGGCGGACAAGGTGGTTCCGGTGCTGGTCAACGGCTTCGGCAGCACGCTGGGCACAGTGGCCCTGCTGGTTGGCCTCGGCGCTATGCTCGGCCGCATCGTTGAGACCAGCGGCGGCGCCAAGGCGCTTGCCGACTACCTCATCAACCTCTTCGGCGAAAAGCGCGCACCCTTCGCGCTGGGCCTCGCCTCCCTGATCTTCGGCTTCCCCATCTTCTTCGATGCCGGCCTGGTGGTCATGCTTCCCGTGGTCTTCGCCGTGGCCCACCGCCTTGGCGGCGGCGTTCTGCGCTACGGCCTTCCCGCTGCAGGCGCCTTCTCCGTGATGCACATCTTCCTGCCCCCGCACCCGGGCCCGGTCTCTGCCGCAACGTTCTTCGACGCCAACGTGGGCCTGGTCATGATCGCGGGCCTCATCACCGCGATCCCCACCTGGTACGTCACCGCCTACCTGTTCGGCCTGTGGACCGGCAAGAAGCTGGTGCTCCCGGTCCCGGAATTGCTGGGCCACGCCGACCCCGCCGCCGAGCAGAACCCGCCGCGCTTCCGCACCATCGTGGGTGTGCTGCTCCTCCCGCTGGTCCTCATCTTCCTCAACACCGGCCTGAACACCCTGGCTTCCGCCGGCGTCCTTCCCGCCTCGGCCAAGAACGAAGCCTGGTTCCAGATCCTGCGCACCCTCGGTGAAACTCCCGTGGCACTGCTGATCGCCGTACTGGTGGCCATGTTCGTGCTGGGCAGGCTGCGCGGTTCCCGCGGCGCCACCTTGGAGAAGCTGCTCGAATCCTCCCTCGGCCCGGTCTGCTCCGTCATCCTGATCACCGGCGCCGGCGGCATGTTCGGCGGCGTGCTGCGCACCTCCGGCATCGGTACTGCCCTGGCCGACGTGCTGGGCGACGTCGGCATTCCCCTGCTCCTGGCCGGCTTCCTGATCTCGGCCATCCTGCGCATCGCCCAGGGTTCGGCCACGGTGGCCCTGACCACCACGGCCGGCCTGATCGCTCCGGCCGTTGCCCTTGCGGGCATGAACGGCATGCAGGTGGCCGCCCTGGTCATCGCCGTGGCTGCCGGTTCCGTGGTGGTCTCGCACGTCAACGACTCCGGGTTCTGGCTGGTGGGCCGCTTCTTCGGCATGGACGTCAAGACCACCCTGAAGACCTGGACCGTGATGGAAACGCTCATCGGCGTCATGGGCTTCGCCATCGCTGCCGCCATCTTCGGCCTGGCAGGCCTGGCCGGGTAGCCGGTTTACGCACCCGGAACACAACAAAAGCAGTACGACGGCGGGACGTCCCGCCGTCGTACTGCTTTTTAATGCGCGGCATTTTTTGCACGGCCAGGACACCTGCCTCCCAGCTCGGCCACAGTGAGCCGCCGTTCATCTTGCCGAAACGTACAGCACCGACCGCCCTCCGTCCCTCCCGTCAGGAGGCGTCGTTAACATTCCCGAAACAAGCCGGTCACGTGATCTTCACGCAGACCGCGTTCCTGTAACGTCACCGCAACTTTTCGCCCCATTGCCTGAAACATGCTGCGTGAAACATTGAGCGGGGGCGCGGCCCGGAACACTCGAGGCCCCGTACAGACTTGATGAGAAGGGATACGCAGGTGGAAATCACTGCGGAAAACGTCTGGGTGCTGGTGTCAACGGCCCTTGTGCTAATCATGACCCCCGGCCTCGGCCTCTTTTACGGCGGCATGACCCGCGCCAAGGCGGCGCTCAACATGATCATGATGAGCTTCATCTCGGCCGGCATCGTCGGCGTCATCTGGGTGCTGTGGGGTTACTCGATGACCAGCGGGGAAGGCGTGCTGGGCATCTTCGGGAACCCCTTTGCCAGCTTCGGGCTCACCAACCTCATCGGTTCCCCCGACCTCATCAAGGCAGCCTACGCGGGAACGTTCGCCATGGTCACCGTCGCCCTCATCAGCGGCGCCATCGCAGACCGCGCCAAGTTCAGCTCCTGGGCGCTCTTCGTGCCGATCTGGGTCACCCTGGTTTACTGCCCGCTGGCCTACATGGTCTGGGGCGGCGGCCTGCTGGGCGCCGACGGCGCCGTCACCTCCGTGTTCGGGCAGGTCATCGACTTCGCCGGCGGCACTGTGGTGGAGATCAGCTCCGGCGTCGCCGCGCTGGTCCTGGCCGTCATCGTGGGCAAACGCCAGGGCTTCGGAAAGGACCCCAACCACCGCCCGCACAACATCCCCTTCATCATGCTGGGTGCGGCGATCCTCTGGTTTGGCTGGTTCGGTTTCAACGGCGGCGCCGCCACCACCGCGGAGCAGGCCGGCCTGATCTGGATCAATACCCTGGTGGCACCGGCCGCGGCCATGCTGAGCTGGCTGGTCACGGAAAAGGTCCGCCACGGCCACCCCACCTCCCTGGGTGCCGCCTCGGGCGTGGTGGCAGGGCTGGTGGCCATCACCCCGTCCTGCGCCAACATCAGCCCGGTGGCCGCCATCGGCCTGGGCCTGGTGGCAGGCGCCCTCTGCGCGATCTTCGTGGACCTGAAGTACCGCTTCGGCCTGGACGACTCCCTCGACGTGGTGGGCGTGCACCTCGGCGGCGGCCTTATCGGCACGCTGGCACTGGGCTTCATCGCGCTGCCGGTGGACGGCCAGGGAGGCGGCCTCTTCTACGGCGGCGGGCTCCACCAGCTCGTGGCCCAGTCGGTGGCCGTGCTGGTAACCGTGCTGCTCTCCGGCCTGGTGACCGCCATCCTGGGCCTGGCCATCCACAAGACGCTCGGCTTCCGGGTCAGTGAGGAAGCGGAAAACGTCGGAGTGGACCTGTCCGAACACGCGGAAACCGCCTACGCCTTCGGCGAGCTGTCCCGCAGCCGGTTCAACCCCTTCCACCACCAGGTGGCCGCTCCGCTGACAGCCACCGAGGCAGCCACGGTGGATGCACCGGGAACAGTTCAGACCCCGCAGGAAGCAGCCCACGAAAAGGAAGACAGCCTGGTGTAGCTGCCTTGGACGGTTATCAGGGTTGAGGGGCCGGCGGCGGTTTGGGAAGGCCCCCCGGACGTGCCGGGAGTCGTGCCGTCGGCCCTACTTCAATTCTAGGAAGCCGGGGCCCGCGGGACCATAGGCCGTTATGCCCTGCCTGGCACGGCGTCCTTAATTAGGTCACACGTTTGGGTCTTTTTGATCCGGCCGGGCAGGCCTACCGTGGACACAGGGAGCCGCCCGCCCGGGCAGCCGAACCACGGAGGATCTTCCCATGACAACGCACGTCGCAGACTGCAGTGTTTCCAACTGTTCCTTCAACGACCATTCGAATTGCAACGCCGCCGCCATCACCGTGGGCGGTAGCCAGGACCATGCGTCCTGCGCCACGTTCATCGACACCGGAATGCACGGCGGCCTTCCAAAGGTCCTGGCCGACGTCGGGGCCTGCCAGCGCTCGGAATGCGTCCATAACGACCATCTCATGTGCAAGGCGCCCGAAGTCCATGTGGGACCCGGCGCAGACAACGCGGACTGCCTCACCTACTCACACGCGTAGCAGAAAGCAGCGGACGACGGCGGGAGTTCCCGCCGTCGTCCGCTTGCGTCAGCGGCTGCCCGGCAGCGCTGCCGGGCAGCTGAACGGTGGTCGTTTCAGTCATCGCGGGTGGCCGCCTCCGATTCGGATGTCTCCAGCCAGTTCACCACGCTGCTGCCGCCGTGCGCCCGGTTGAGCGTCTCCTGGAGGGCATC harbors:
- a CDS encoding transglycosylase domain-containing protein, producing the protein MAPKKRWGSRLAAALGRLVGFIAVSAICGVLAASLVAPSVAAAGVTVSNSITFFNNLPGELTVDTPSQSTTMVTADGQPIATFYMENRVRVSLDQMSPYMKDAIIAIEDSRFYDHAGIDPQGILRALTYNVTQGGRQGASTLTQQYVTNVINESYLSADQGEEVILSGQKSVGDKLREMKLAIELEKKYTKDQILEGYLNIVFFNRDAYGIEAAAKHFFSTSAKDLTLPQAALLAGLVNSPSFYDPAANPENSLQRRNQVLGSMLELGKITQAEHDAAVATGVDLKITPGRQGCAAAVMATYFCDYVSHLILNNPAYGVELKDRERLLYRGGLIIVTTLDSRLQAVAQAQVDATAGANPDKWGAALVTVQPGSGRILAMAQNTVFLPAEGKFDTQLNFNVDSRDANGNDLNGAGGFQPGSTMKPFTFAEWLNEGKPLNAVIDASRRTYPLDFPWRSSCGKVLGAYSTAQRNEGAADDLRNNDEGYYRPMPINYGLYNSINTATFASATQLDFCGIQKMVDAVGIHSGLDGAQVNMHQLGNLLGAIGVAPLHLANAFATFANDGRYCSPIAIADVSDPAGRHLPSESSQCRNAVKPEVARGVNAVLQDVLKMGSGVYINPKVQSRVPVAAKTGTSNNNGATWVAGYTSGLATASFFGDTLEGQNRAGQNITINGTFYKAIDGYMLAGPQWANYMMQVAGLYPAAAFPPPPSSMSTPQPTPAPSR
- a CDS encoding DUF1540 domain-containing protein gives rise to the protein MTTHVADCSVSNCSFNDHSNCNAAAITVGGSQDHASCATFIDTGMHGGLPKVLADVGACQRSECVHNDHLMCKAPEVHVGPGADNADCLTYSHA
- a CDS encoding ammonium transporter gives rise to the protein MEITAENVWVLVSTALVLIMTPGLGLFYGGMTRAKAALNMIMMSFISAGIVGVIWVLWGYSMTSGEGVLGIFGNPFASFGLTNLIGSPDLIKAAYAGTFAMVTVALISGAIADRAKFSSWALFVPIWVTLVYCPLAYMVWGGGLLGADGAVTSVFGQVIDFAGGTVVEISSGVAALVLAVIVGKRQGFGKDPNHRPHNIPFIMLGAAILWFGWFGFNGGAATTAEQAGLIWINTLVAPAAAMLSWLVTEKVRHGHPTSLGAASGVVAGLVAITPSCANISPVAAIGLGLVAGALCAIFVDLKYRFGLDDSLDVVGVHLGGGLIGTLALGFIALPVDGQGGGLFYGGGLHQLVAQSVAVLVTVLLSGLVTAILGLAIHKTLGFRVSEEAENVGVDLSEHAETAYAFGELSRSRFNPFHHQVAAPLTATEAATVDAPGTVQTPQEAAHEKEDSLV
- a CDS encoding FadR/GntR family transcriptional regulator, encoding MSTATEDQAGTSDGDVSVPALHLRILDALGEAIVSGELAPGRRLTLDDLQQHYNVSRTLARDTMRVLESMNLVYSRRRVGIVVQDPELWNVFDPKLVRWRLASSRRAEQYSSLTELRIAVEPIAAAGAARRAGAAERRQLTALAAELRRLGEAGELEAFLKADIAFHSLLLHSCGNEMFKALDGMVAEVLSSRTKQGLMPFKPRPEALAAHEAVAAAVAAGDAGTAETAMHHILDEVRTAMGLP
- a CDS encoding gluconokinase; protein product: MKFPAMHLVVMGVAGAGKSTIAGALSRDLGWDMAEADQFHPEANIAKMNAGTPLQDEDRWPWLESIRDWMTAQATEGKSTVLTCSALKHSYRELLSEAEGKVVFIHLNGDPALLGERMRGREGHFMPVTLLPSQLATLEPLTPEELAAGSLRLDITRTPEDLVQAIKAALHLPAGHAPSAS
- a CDS encoding GntP family permease, with the translated sequence MTIEGWTQTLGAGPLLLIAGGAILVLLFLIIKLRMHALLALILISLATAFATGIPADKVVPVLVNGFGSTLGTVALLVGLGAMLGRIVETSGGAKALADYLINLFGEKRAPFALGLASLIFGFPIFFDAGLVVMLPVVFAVAHRLGGGVLRYGLPAAGAFSVMHIFLPPHPGPVSAATFFDANVGLVMIAGLITAIPTWYVTAYLFGLWTGKKLVLPVPELLGHADPAAEQNPPRFRTIVGVLLLPLVLIFLNTGLNTLASAGVLPASAKNEAWFQILRTLGETPVALLIAVLVAMFVLGRLRGSRGATLEKLLESSLGPVCSVILITGAGGMFGGVLRTSGIGTALADVLGDVGIPLLLAGFLISAILRIAQGSATVALTTTAGLIAPAVALAGMNGMQVAALVIAVAAGSVVVSHVNDSGFWLVGRFFGMDVKTTLKTWTVMETLIGVMGFAIAAAIFGLAGLAG